The sequence AAATACGTACCGTTTAATTCCTCAACCGTATCCATAGGTTATCCTTTACCGTAGGGGATGTCAGGTTGGCGCGTTGCTGTGCTCGCCTGGCTCCAGTGTTACCGTTTGATATGTCGGCTTGCTGTCTGCAAGGCGGGCCAGCAGTCCATACTCTGCCATGACCTGAATGAACGTATCGACATCGCCGACAATGCGAAAAGAGACCGGCTGCAGGTGATGGCCATCCTGAGAGAAGGCGGCATTGAGCGCCGTTTTTTCGACGTAAAAACCGTTGTGCTGGGACGGTGTGAGGGTGGTTTCCGACCGCCACTCGCGGGCATCCATCACATAGTTGTCCCAGTCCCGATCTTTCAGGGTTTCGGAGGCGTAGGTGAGCCGGAACAGGTCGGACTGAGCGGCCAGGTTGCCGCTGCAGGAGCGAAAGAGATAGTCAAGATGCTGGCGCAGTTTACCAGCCGGGCCGTGTTTACGGCCACGGTCGAGTAACCACCGGATGTCTATCGCCACGCTCCTGGGGAAGCGTTTTTGCTTCTGGGCTGTGGCTAGCCAGCGGATCAGGAACAGGTTTTCGGCATAGGGTGTGCCGGCTATACCGTCCTGGCGAGCCAGCCCCAGCGCCGCCAGGGCGCAGAACGCCAGATGGCTGAGCGCTGAGGTGGTGTTTTC comes from Serratia marcescens subsp. marcescens ATCC 13880 and encodes:
- a CDS encoding DUF2913 family protein; the encoded protein is MTDKTASVSPENTTSALSHLAFCALAALGLARQDGIAGTPYAENLFLIRWLATAQKQKRFPRSVAIDIRWLLDRGRKHGPAGKLRQHLDYLFRSCSGNLAAQSDLFRLTYASETLKDRDWDNYVMDAREWRSETTLTPSQHNGFYVEKTALNAAFSQDGHHLQPVSFRIVGDVDTFIQVMAEYGLLARLADSKPTYQTVTLEPGEHSNAPT